A region of the Heteronotia binoei isolate CCM8104 ecotype False Entrance Well chromosome 9, APGP_CSIRO_Hbin_v1, whole genome shotgun sequence genome:
ATCCATGAAAATTACATTAACCAACATAAAAAATGAAGTGTCAAACAAACATCAATGTATTTCCTGAACATGGAAACAAATGTAGTCAGATACCAGCTTTTTGTAGAAGCAGACTTGAGAATCTAAATTGCCCTCCTTGGACGTggttaaaaaaaccaaacatacAAACCGTACTGACCGTATAGTGCGTTGAATCCAACTGGACTTTCTACTGGTGAAAAGGAGAGGTGGGGTCTCCTTTAATGACCAAAAATGCTGTACTGGAGATCAAGGAATCTACAATAGATAaaaacaggggtagaattctagcaggagctcctatgcatattaggccacaccccctgatttagccgatcctcttacaaaagagagccttgtaaactcctggaggattggctacatcagggaggtgtggcctaaaatgcaaaggagctcctcttaCAACTCTTACATATTACAGCAAAGAAATGTGAGAATCTCTCTTGGAAGAAAACATCAcaggttttaaaaagattttataaTGTTTATTGTCCAAGTAGTACAAAAGTTTTTATACAAACCATATTGTTAAAATACATTTAATGATGTATTTATCGAAAAAAAGGCCTTTTTTACAATGGCAATCCAGTGACAGCGATACGGTATTGTGTGTTATACAGTGGCTGCGATTCACACACTCTCATTCAGGTATCTCTATAAAACAGCCACAAGTCGGATTCTTGCCGAAGGCAATGGATTGAATGTGTACTAGTGAGAAAGCGAGGATTCCTTCTGCTAAGCAGATGGTTTACAAAGTATTTTAAATAAGCAGATTACAAGTTTTGCGAGGCAAAAAGGGATATCTAAAGTCAGTCTTTCTTAGCAGCTAATGCGAAAGCATCACATATAACCTAAAGGCAGAGGCatagttctctctctctgcccgtATCCCAGTCCTTCTGTACATACAGGCCTGTTTCCACCTACACCAGGGAACAGGCTTCCATATTAAAACTGCCATCCCTGAACTGGTCTTCATCTCTTCTGAATCcattagggcaggggtgaccaatggtagctctccagacacaCACACCGTTCACCTTGGCTCAAGAACTATTTGAGTCCCAGTTAGCAGGTCCTTCAATGCCATGTTCTTAAAATGTGGGCTGCTTTACATCCCGGCTGACTGGGATCATGTAGTCAGTGTGATATCCCAGCTTTGGCTCTATGACATCACAAAGCCAATTCAAAACAAGGGCATTCTGACCTCTCTCTCAATGGGCAGATATTTTCATCCCTTCTTGCCACTGTCTCCCAAGAAGTAATTGCAAAAGGAAAGGGGATGGTTTTTAGCAAAGGCCAAAAGTATACAGAAAGACATGTATATGTATCCACTCACCATTATAGCTCAACCCTAGTTAACGCATATTGGAAATAAAGCAATGAATATATATTTCCAATCAAATTGTTAAAATACATTTAATGACGTATCTATCGAAAAAAAGGCCTTTTTTTACAATGGCAATCCAGTGACAGCGATATAGTATTGTGTGTTATACGGTGGCTGCAATTCACACTCTCTCATTCAGGTATCTCTACAAAACAGCGATGTCGGATTCTTGCCAAAGGCAATGGATTGAATGTAGAGTTGTTAGAAAAGCAAttcacattttatattttttacttTCAAGCCATAAACTGTTTCTAAAATGCACTTACAGATATAACACCTTAGTTTCTTTGAGCAGAAATCACTTACATGATGccaatgggtgggtgggtggaaacaGTTTAAAAACTCGTGAATAAACAGAGAGACTAAGCCCAATCAGAAGATGCAGAGGAATATCCATTGTCACATTTTATATGTGATTAGTTGAAGAACCATCAGCCAaaaaatcaaggcttttttttgtagcaggaactcctttgcatgttaggctacattCCCCTGTAGTCTAGTATGCAAAGacgttcccgctacaaaaaaaaagccctgcaaaaaagTTTAAAGTCAACTGGCACATACAAAGACACAAGCTAGTTCAAAAGCCAAAAACTTACATTCTTCGTAGGAGACGAAGACGCTTGAGATTCTCTCAGGATTTAATACGGCACCTACCAAGATGCAAGCCCCAACCACGAGGATGTTGTCAGGATGCAAACGCTGTTGCCATTTCGAGATTGCACAGAGCACCGAAACACGAATTATGACAAGTACACAGAGGAAAGATAATTAAGCAGAGCTTAATTTAGCTGTCATTGGTATCCTAGCAATAAGTTAAAATTGGACACAGGGCTCACAGCTTTGGTCCCGAGGCTAAAAGCTCAGAAATGGACACCACATTGGATTTTACTTCTCTGAAAATCTTGTACATTACCATGTATTTCCATCGCAATACAGCAGCAGAAACACTGTGACAGCTGCTTCGTCCATGCCGAGAAATACTTCATTTGTGTTGCCATGTTAAAACTGAGCACACAGAATATTTTAAATTCTTTAAAATGCTTGGCTGCATGTCCCAGCACTGTTCAAATTACTAGACACATTAATTATTTTTAAGTCACTGAAATATTGAGTACCCGGGTCCAAGCCTTGCATAGATACAGCCACAGAAACGGCACAACGATAGCGTCTTTACAAATGTCTCTTTACGTAACATTAGTGTTCCAATTTCAAAAGTGTCGTGGCGGGTGAGCTTCTTCCAAAAACCGCCATCTACAAAAGAAAAGCAAACAATGCATTGCTAGAAGTGACCTTCCTTTTCCCCATCTTGCTGCCTTCTAACATGTTTCTTTACAAAGAAATACTATCAACTCACATTCTAATGCACAAGTACATATATTAATAATCACTGCAGATATGCAAATACTAAAACCAATGTTAACAGCAGTAGAACACAAGAAGTAGCTATCAGAAGCAGTCAAAAGGCGTCAGGACAAGAGTTAAAATAGCTTTTCAGGGATTCTCCAAAATAAAGATGCTTTTAATTTCAAAATAAAGATGCTTTTCAGAGATTCTCCAAAATAAAGACACTTTTAATTTCTATGGGGAGCCAAGGCAAGAAGTTCCTAACTGTATGTTCAATAATTTCTAGTGTCCAACTTGACATACACCGCTGAAAAAAGGTGGACTATGTAGAATTTTGAGAATGCAATGTGTTCAATGTAGGAATCAATTCATTCAATCATGGTGGATCAATGGTCTTTTTTCACTTTTTATTTCTGTCTACACGCCAGCTTCCCCTTTTTCTTGTTGATTAGCAAATCAAAGCAGGGGTATCCAGTATTTCTCATGCCACATTGATTTGGGAAAATGTGGCTATCTTGAGCTCTTGAGGGATTTATAAGCATTTTAAAGCCGTATCAAGCAATATACCAACCATGCACTGGATCTCTACAATATTCCACATCCAGGTGTTATTCCATGCCAGATCTCTCCCTTGCTTGCTTGGCAGGGGTGTTATTAAGTTCTTTTGACTCCTGTTTGGCGACAGGTGTGGTGGGCACCTCTTTAGAGCCATCTTTGATGGGTGTAGCTGGCATTTCACCTTTGACACCATCTATGCTACTAACAGACATCAAGTTCTTACGTTCCTTTGAAGATTTGTGTTCCACTTTTGTGACTCTAAATCTGGAAAAACAAATTGCACTATGAATAGGATACCAATTCTTCCCAAAGAACTAACACTAATCCCCCTCAGATACCACAATTTTTATCCAAACTCATAATCGAAAGGAAGACACAAGCTACCTAGCTTCTTGAGCTGCTGGAAACTGTAGTTCAGTTATGTATTCCAACAAGCAAAAAAGAGGTGAAGAAATTTCCTAGGGAGAAGACTTGTTTCCAAAACGCTGGTCTAGACAGTGAAATTCCAGAAGAGTATCTATGTCAGCCCTGTACAGCAAAATTACCTACTTGTGACTGGACTATATTCTCTCACATTTTCTTTGCTGTTTAGCCTCACTGGCTTCTCCCTAGCACTGTAAcgatacacatacacacacgcgcGCCTACGATCTTTCCAGGTTATTTCATACATCCAAGATGCCAAAGAGCCCTTGGTTGGTTTTCTCTGTCCTGCCAGTAACTCAACTCTTCCCCAGCTTTCTAGCTAATAGCTCCTGAACTTAATTTAGTGCATCTTTTAACCTGCCCTGAACAATGCCAGAGAATGCCCTGGAGGCTGCTGCGTAACTGCAGAAACCTCAGAGGTATCAAATTCCAAACAGCTCCTCCCAGCTGTGCTCTCCACTTCTGCATCCTACTCCTCTCTTTGGCAGCATCACAGGAAAGAGGGGCAATGAGCCCCAAGGCACCTCAGCTAGAAAGAGTTCAGGCTCCAAAATTGACCATTGTTTCTGGGAAGGAAGCTGGTCTTCAtttcagggccggattaaaccctgtggaggcccctaggcagtcaaaacttCAGGGGGCGCCTTGCaatttatctcagagttggagcacccgccccgctgcctgtggcccctgctgcagccaccttcttaaaaggccctttgacaaagctgcaggggagaggcagagagaagcaaacttggcaatgacgccagcagcagccacaccaggcaagtcaggcagagAGCGGCTCAGCTGCTGGCCGTGcgggcaggctgggagggctgcaagcaggggggaaagccagcccggagcccctaaaggcatggggacccataggccagtgcctccttggcctagttgttaatccagccctgcttcaTTTAAGCAGTGTTTGGAATTCACGCAAACCCTCCTCTGTACATACTGCTTGCTTACATTTCCAAGGTCGGTTGGACAAAACTACAAGCGATAAGCAGAGTGGGCATGCTGAGAAGATTAAACTGATTTCACACACAAAATCAACAACCATATTGTCCATTATCACTGCTAACGGCTGACAACTGAAAGAATCTTGAACACTGTCTTGCAGGAGAACGATTTCCAGGTACGTTTTCATCTGTAAGTCATTCAACTGCTATCCACATTCCACTGATTTGCCATCCTCATGCAATTAGGATATTTTATCGTAATCTGACGCTTGCAATATTCAAAGGTCAagaacaggggcgtcaaactcatttgttatgagggccaaatctgacataaataagaccatgtcaggccaggccatgtgtgtcataaaatgtaatgccagaatagcagcaatataaactttataaaggagacagacaaacacaattaaatattttgtgTCTCActgtgtgatcgagggaactgggcaaaggaagctctggctctttccctccctccccagggaatgaGAAGGGgcgaagcctcagccaatagaaggaaaagaggcttggctcagtagctctgctgtgcgattgagagaacctagCAAAGCaggtctccttcctccccaagggaggagcctcagccaatggagaaaatagaggctttgttctatagctcctgtgcaactgagcacacctggtaaagcaagctgtgacgcagaaggaagcaagagagaaggaggtaaaagcagacttgctcgcgggcctggtaggagccctctgggagcctgattcggcccccgggccacgtTTCATACCCCTGGTCAAGAAGGACAGGACAAGCTGAAATGACGCGAGATGGACACACCTTCCCACAGACATAACGGTGACTTCTCCGTGCCGGCCTCTtctggcttctttaggctttttagCCGGGCTGAAGAGCTGCCACCGTTTGTGGCTGCAGCGAGTACAAACGCCCTTCCCTGCAACGCCGCCAACAGTGTGCAAGTGGTGGCCACGGCAGTTGTGTTTGGACGGAGGACCTCCAGGAGACAAAGGAGAAGTTGGACTGGTCGGGCTGCCTGGCGTCGTAGGACTATTTTTGAGAGgttcagacaaaaaaaaaacaacaccatgcacgcataagaaaaaaaaataacaggaaAGAAACACAAGAGATACATTTGGGTGAGTAGCAATTTTAGCCTGTAGTGGGCAGCACAAAGTTTGAGCTCAAGAGCACCTCAAGGACCAACCACAATATCCTGGGAATAAATTTTTgacaaagctttaaaaaaaaggtaaaggtagtcccccgtgcaagcaccagtcatttccgactctggggcgacgttgctttcacgttttcacggcagactttttatggggtggtttgccattgccttccccagtcatctacactttccctccagcaagctgggtgctcattttactgactttggaaggatggaaggctgagtcaacctcgagccagctacctgaagccagcttccgctgggattgaactcaaattgtgagcagagcttaggactgcagcactgcagctttaccactctgcaccacggggctctttgttaCAGGAAAACTTACACCCTGAAAATTCTGTTGCTACTCAGATGCTTATCCTGTTCTGAAACACTCTCCACAAATGCTTTTGCCAAGCCACCAGTTACACCCTGCAAATTTGCCTTTCTAGCTTCTCTTTGGCTTGACCTTTTAGTCCTCACACCCCAAATAAAGGGTATATACACAGACAGATCCATCCACTGTCTCATGTTACCCATGGTCAGATCCAGGGATTATTGTATGCCCTTAAATGGTGGTCAGAAGATTTCATCAGTGCAGAATGTAGCAGCCAGAGTACTGATCCATTTTTTGATGACTTTATATATTATGCTATGCTTGTAATATTTATATATTATGCTTTGATGACTTTATATATTATGCTATGTTAATTTTACTGGCTTCCACTTCATTTCAGAGCCCAGTTCAAAGCCTCTCTCTGATCAGTACAACTCCAAATAGTATCCGTCTTAAGACTGCTTCCTCCCATATGAATCTACCTGTGGAAGTGACGTTCTTTGCCACACCGCCGTATGAAATGCAGAAGGATATGTGAGCTAAACCCACTCTGGAATTCCTTGCCCAGAAAAGCTATCTACGCTCCATCCTTGTCCTCTTTTGTTTGTGACAAATGTTATTTGTGGTTGTTATATCTCAGGTTTTACTACTTATTGGCTGCGatcccacacactaaataatgcattttcaatccactttcaatgcattttccatcaatattccctctaaactgagttagcatgagctagctcacagatttttagcctccagctcacacatttttgtcttagctcaggaagggtgaccccagagcacacttagttatgcagcagctcacaactttaatgccagtaactcacaactttaactccattagctcacaaagtagaatttttgctcacaacacgcTGCacctcagagggaacattgctttccatctggattttactgtgtgaactggcaaaatccagctggaaagtgcattgaaaatggattgaaagtgcattattgagtgtgtgtgatcacagccattgaTTTTTATCATTGCCGTCATCTTGAGAGTCTCCATATGACAATGGTGAATGCAGGCTGAGGGGTTGGCCTGTATTCAACCATATTAAGACAAATTAGGGGCCCTTTCTTAAGTGGCAGTGGTGTTTTAGAAAACATATTAGAAAACAAACCGCCTCTGAAGCTTTCTTAGCTATGTGGCAGGATCCaggttatttttaaacaaatggaACGCTAAAACAGAAGTCACTACAGATTTTTTTCCCAGCAAAGCGAAACCAACTTCCTCTGATTTTTACAATGCAAATAAGAGTCATGCATACTACTGAATAAACTGCTGGTTCATCTACCCATCTTGGTCCTTCCCCAAATGTTTTAAGCTGGCTCAATGTGTTTTTGCATTACACTGACTCGAAGAGTCATTGTGATTGCATCACTTGTTAGTCCCAACTTCATCTTATCAGCACCTGACGAAGCATTCTTCTGGTTTGTTTACCGGTCCACCATTGAGCTTGGGGTTTCTGACTTTGGGACTTTCGAAATACATTGATCATCTACGATTCTACAAGACAATTTCATCTCACCACACTGGACTTCATATGAGTGTATGAGTAAAAATAGAGCGCTTGCTCTTTAAATTATGGAGAGATGCACTTTGGCAAGTGGAGTGGCATCATGAATTGACTGTTTCGGTCCGGTCAGCGTTATTATTGTGCAACTGTGTGTGCATACAGTTGTATTTTTGATAAGTATTTTGATGTCACTTTttatgtgtgcatatatatatatttactattTGCAGTATTGAGCTGTGAGCTTTGTGCTTTTGCATATATGCTTAggcatttttatttttcttaaagCACACAGAGTGTTCCAAAATTCTttcagagagagaaaacaaacttATGATATCAAACTTATGATATCAACTAAGCCACACTATCGACAGCTGACTACTGCAGCAAAACTTACACAAACGATTTTTCCTGAGTTTGAGTCTGGAGGtaaattgtaacctgtttttGCATGTTGTACCATATACACCAATGGTATGGCATAAAATACTTGGGTACACAGATATTTTGTAGAACCGTgttactgagagccagtctggtgtagtgattaagtgtgcagactcttatctgagagaaccgggtttgattccccaatcctccacatacacctggctgatgtgaccttgggtcagccacaagttctctcaaggctgttctgctcaacagcagttctgggagagcactcagccccacctaactcacagggtgtctgttgtggagaggggaagatataggagattgtaagccactctgagactctgattcagagagaagggaagggtataaatctgcagtcgtcttcttcttctgccttaaaCTGAAATGGAAGCTACTCTTTTTTCCATGATTATAATTTTAGCAGATGACTAAGCCAGTTTACTTAGAGAGCAATCTAAACAGgcctactcagaatcctattcgGGTCCATtctatggggcttactcccaggacagTTTTCTTAGAATAGCCCTGTTAATCAAAAACATTTTGATTGGGCAAAACAGGTGCCCCTGATTAACAGGACAGACTTTTTAAGAAGTTAATTAGAAATATTTCAGTACTCTTAAAAACTGTAGACTACAGATGCCACTTTTCAAAGGCACCACAAAagcacctaccacacagggtatctgttgtggggaggggaagggaaaggagattataaaccactctgagactcctttgactagcgaagggcagggtataaatccaatctcttcttcttctgttttcaaaATTGTTCATAAAACATTAACTATAATTTGGCTGCCAATCCATGTAGGAAACGCCACCAAAGCGAAAAACTGCCCATtgcaatggctttttaaaaagtgaattatCTCCATAACAAGTCAAACAATGCAAGACATCTTTTAAGGATAAAgcattaaaatgaaaaaaaaatgttacctTTCTGGGTAATTCACAGAATTATCTGCCACCATAGCCTTCAACACTTCAGCATTTGCTGCAAGGAACACAAGTGAACATTTTAGCATCATTCTCTGCTTAAGGTTAAATTAACCTGAAGTGTTAAGCTAACTTGTAAACTATAAGATAACAAAATATAAACAAGATTAGGTATAGacacaccaatgttccctctaagctgcagagtcttgtgagcaaaaattctactttgcgagctactggcatgaaaggtatgagctactgcatcaattagtgtgttctggggtcatctttcctgagctaagacaaaaaatgtgtgagctggaggctaagaagatgaagatgaagaagatattggatttatatcccgccctccactccgaagagtctcagagcggttcacaatctcctttaccttcctccccccacaacagacaccctgtgaggtagatgaagatattggatttatatcccgccctccactccgaagagtctcagagcggctcacaatctcctttaccttcctcccccacaacagacaccctgtgaggtgggtggggctggagagggctctcacagcagctgccctttcaaggacaacctctgccagagctatggctgacccaaggccattccagcagctgcaagtggaggagtggggaatcaaacccggttctcccagataagagtccgcacacttaaccactacaccaaactggctctccacaccaaactggctctgtgagctagctcaccctaactcagcttagaccaGGGAACACTGGACACAACCCAAAATATATTGGAATGCCTAGGAAAGGCAGGCCTTTGGGGGagctggatcaggtcagtgatGCAGCATCCACTATGCATGGAGATGACCCCAGGTGTAATCCCAAGAATCTCAATTTAAAAGGATCAGTAGCAGGTGATGGGGGAAAAGACAGAgcccagaagcacctttaagaccaacaaaggtttattgagaatgtgctaaaagcactttgttggtcttaaaggggctactggactccaactttggtcTATTGCTTTAGACTAACACAGCATGCTTCAGCATGACATATGCCACAAAATGTTATTCTGCACTTACAGTGATTACCTCAAATTTTGTTGGAACACGTGGTTTGGGACATAATGGGTAAGGTTTCACAAACTCATTTGGTGCATGCTACAAACTTAAACCACACATGAAACGCCTTCTCAACTTTGCCGCTAGAAGAAAACGATCATTAAAAATTACCTTCGTTTTTCATAATGCAGTTGGCAATCTGTCCCAAAGTGTCGCCATTATCATTTATGCTTTCATTCAATTCTGTGAAAAAAtaaagagaagggaaaaaaatcacCTCTGTTCATAGCTTGGCAAGCtcaggaaatatatatatacacagagacatatccacccacccacccacacatatATCTATTTCAGATGAAAGCATCAGCCAAAGGGGTGGAGGGGATGCAGTTTCCTTCAGAATACTGGAAACATCCTCACAAGCAAAGGTCTAGTCTGAATTGCAAGCTAAATATACATAAATGTCTTAAACACATGGAATCTCTTCTCCACCCTCCCACATTTCATTCTCACCACAACTCCTGTCAAAGTccaacactaaccactacaccgcaacAGCTGCATCCCCCCAAAGCAGGCCAAACCATTCTGTTCTACCTTAATATATTACTTGTCAGCAgggtttattttgtagaaaaataggtggtggagctcatccagggattgttatgcagctgcacatactattcaatggacaagaaggtggaactctcagaaaggttcaggagctgcgctcctatgagctcccactgaatctgaggcctgcttgtcaGATTCAGAAGGCTGGAAGGAAAGATTGCCTACCTATCTTTTCACCAAGTTTCTCCTCTTCTTGTTCAGCTTCTGTTGTACAGCGATACCCCTTTTTCTTTAGTATATGGCAGATCAGAACTCCCAGGAGTCCCATGAGGAAGAAGACAGGAATCAGGGCATAGGCGATAATTTCGGGATGCCCGGTGCTTTCTGGATTAGGTTCCACTGTACCTTCATGGCTGTGGCTTGCCAAGGCAGTAGGAAAGTTCTGGTTTCCTATGAAAAACAATACGAAAGAAAGGCCGTTGCATCAACCCAAATTGTGCAAAGATATTGTAATGTTTTACATTTCTAATTTGCCCTTCTCGGTCCAGAAATGCAAAGCCCCAGTCCGTACGAGGCCACACCAATTAACAAGTTTGGTCACAGATGGATAGCTCTGTTTGTTCACTGGCAAAtgtattaaaaatttaaaataagtgGGAACCCCACATCCCACCTCGTTTATTTTGGATATTCATATTACCCCTTCCCAAAACGCCTGCAGAAAATGAACAACCTTAAACACAACagtcttaaaaaacaaacaaaccatatttgccatataatcagttacataGAACTCAGCCTATCAggagcggccaaactgtggctcaggagccacatgtggctctttcacgtatattgtgtggctctcaaagccctgttggccagcttggagaagacatttgtctctttaagtcacttctctgagccaagccagcttggaaaatgcatttaaaactgctttctttccacatctccatccctctccccatctatttgttttccttccttcctaccctccctccttgtcttgtggctctcaaacacctgatgttcatgtcttgcggctctcaaaggaaaaggaaaggtcccctgtgcaagcaccaatctttccgactctggggtgacgttgctttcacaacgttttcactgcagactttttacggggtggtttgccattgccttccccagtaatctacactttccccccagcaaactgggtactcattttaccgacctcggaaggatgaaacactgacatttattctatgtggctcttacatcaagcaagtttggccatccctggcctaaaCTATGACAGTCTCACCCAACAAGAGCTGGTTCTGGGGAGAATATGAGGCAGACT
Encoded here:
- the RELL1 gene encoding RELT-like protein 1, with protein sequence MPSLPPAASPAPSPLPPAAASAWAGNRLAQHGNQNFPTALASHSHEGTVEPNPESTGHPEIIAYALIPVFFLMGLLGVLICHILKKKGYRCTTEAEQEEEKLGEKIELNESINDNGDTLGQIANCIMKNEANAEVLKAMVADNSVNYPESPTTPGSPTSPTSPLSPGGPPSKHNCRGHHLHTVGGVAGKGVCTRCSHKRWQLFSPAKKPKEARRGRHGEVTVMSVGRFRVTKVEHKSSKERKNLMSVSSIDGVKGEMPATPIKDGSKEVPTTPVAKQESKELNNTPAKQARERSGME